One window of the Saccopteryx bilineata isolate mSacBil1 chromosome 2, mSacBil1_pri_phased_curated, whole genome shotgun sequence genome contains the following:
- the CPSF6 gene encoding cleavage and polyadenylation specificity factor subunit 6 isoform X2 codes for MADGVDHIDIYADVGEEFNQEAEYGGHDQIDLYDDVISPSANNGDAPEDRDYMDTLPPTVGDDVGKGAAPNVVYTYTGKRIALYIGNLTWWTTDEDLTEAVHSLGVNDILEIKFFENRANGQSKGFALVGVGSEASSKKLMDLLPKRELHGQNPVVTPCNKQFLSQFEMQSRKTTQSGQMSGEGKAGPPGGSSRAAFPQGGRGRGRFPGAVPGGDRFPGPAGPGGPPPPFPGNLIKHLVKGTRPLFLETRIPWHMGHSIEEIPIFGLKAGQTPPRPPLGPPGPPGPPGPPPPGQVLPPPLAGPPNRGDRPPPPVLFPGQPFGQPPLGPLPPGPPPPVPGYGPPPGPPPPQQGPPPPPGPFPPRPPGPLGPPLTLAPPPHLPGPPPGAPPPAPHVNPAFFPPPTNSGMPTSDSRGPPPTDPYGRPPPYDRGDYGPPGREMDTARTPLSEAEFEEIMNRNRAISSSAISRAVSDASAGDYGSAIETLVTAISLIKQSKVSADDRCKVLISSLQDCLHGIESKSYGSGSRRERSRERDHSRSREKSRRHKSRSRDRHDDYYRERSRERERHRDRDRDRDRERDREREYRHR; via the exons ATGGCGGACGGTGTGGACCACATAGACATTTATGCGGATGTGGGCGAAGAGTTCAATCAG GAAGCTGAATATGGTGGGCATGATCAGATAGATTTGTATGATGATGTCATCTctccatctgcaaataatggagATGCCCCAGAAGACCGGGATTACATGGATACCCTCCCACCAACTGTTGGTGATGATGTGGGTAAAGGAGCAGCACCAAATGTGGTCTATACATATACTGGAAAGAGAATTGCATTATACATTGGAAATCTAACATGG TGGACAACAGATGAAGACTTAACTGAAGCAGTTCATTCTTTGGGAGTAAATGATATTTTGgagataaaattttttgaaaatcgGGCAAATGGCCAATCTAAGGG ATTTGCCCTTGTTGGTGTTGGATCAGAAGCATCCTCAAAAAAGTTAATGGATTTGTTGCCTAAAAGAGAACTTCATGGTCAGAATCCTGTTGTAACTCCATGCAATAAACAGTTCCTGAGTCAATTTGAAATGCAGTCCAGGAAAA CTACACAATCAGGACAAATGTCTGGGGAAGGTAAAGCTGGTCCTCCAGGAGGCAGTTCACGTGCAGCATTTCCACAAGGTGGTAGAGGACGGGGCCGTTTTCCAGGGGCTGTTCCCGGTGGGGACAGATTTCCTGGGCCAGCAGGACCAGGAGGGCCACCCCCACCTTTTCcag GAAATTTGATCAAGCATCTTGTTAAAGGAACTCGGCCTTTGTTCCTGGAAACTAGGATTCCATGGCATATGGGGCACAGCATAGAGGAAATACCCATTTTTGGCCTAAAag CTGGACAGACTCCACCACGTCCACCTTTAGGTCCTCCAGGCCCACCTGGCCCGCCAGGCCCTCCGCCTCCTGGtcaggttctgcctcctcctTTAGCTGGGCCTCCTAATCGAGGAGATCGCCCTCCACCACCAGTTCTTTTTCCTGGACAACCTTTTGGGCAGCCTCCATTGGGTCCGCTTCCTCCTGGTCCTCCACCTCCAGTTCCAGGCTACGGCCCTCCTCCTGGTCCACCACCTCCACAACAGGGACCACCTCCACCACCAGGCCCCTTTCCACCTCGCCCACCTGGTCCTCTTGGACCACCCCTTACACTTGCTCCTCCTCCGCATCTTCCTGGACCACCTCCAGGTGCTCCACCACCAGCTCCACATGTGAAccctgctttctttcctccaccAACCAACAGCGGCATGCCTACATCAGATAGCCGGGGTCCACCACCTACAGATCCATATGGCCGACCTCCGCCATATGATAGGGGTGACTATGGGCCTCCTGGAAG GGAAATGGATACAGCAAGAACGCCGTTGAGTGAAGCTGAATTTGAAGAAATTATGAATAGAAATAGGGCGATCTCAAGCAGTGCTATTTCAAGAGCTGTGTCTGATGCCAGTGCTg GTGATTATGGAAGTGCTATTGAGACATTGGTAACTGCAATTTCTTTAATTAAACAATCCAAAGTATCTGCTGATGATCGTTGCAAAGTTCTTATTAGCTCTTTGCAAGATTGCCTTCATGGAATTGAATCCAAGTCTTATGGTTCTGGATCAAG ACGTGAACGATCAAGAGAGAGGGACCATAGTAGATCACGAGAAAAGAGTCGGCGTCATAAATCCCGTAGTAGGGATCGTCATGATGATtattacagagagagaagcagagaacgAGAGAGACAccgggacagggacagggaccggGATCGCGAGCGTGACCGAGAGCGCGAGTATCGTCATCGTTAG
- the CPSF6 gene encoding cleavage and polyadenylation specificity factor subunit 6 isoform X3, producing MADGVDHIDIYADVGEEFNQEAEYGGHDQIDLYDDVISPSANNGDAPEDRDYMDTLPPTVGDDVGKGAAPNVVYTYTGKRIALYIGNLTWWTTDEDLTEAVHSLGVNDILEIKFFENRANGQSKGFALVGVGSEASSKKLMDLLPKRELHGQNPVVTPCNKQFLSQFEMQSRKTTQSGQMSGEGKAGPPGGSSRAAFPQGGRGRGRFPGAVPGGDRFPGPAGPGGPPPPFPAGQTPPRPPLGPPGPPGPPGPPPPGQVLPPPLAGPPNRGDRPPPPVLFPGQPFGQPPLGPLPPGPPPPVPGYGPPPGPPPPQQGPPPPPGPFPPRPPGPLGPPLTLAPPPHLPGPPPGAPPPAPHVNPAFFPPPTNSGMPTSDSRGPPPTDPYGRPPPYDRGDYGPPGREMDTARTPLSEAEFEEIMNRNRAISSSAISRAVSDASAGDYGSAIETLVTAISLIKQSKVSADDRCKVLISSLQDCLHGIESKSYGSGSRRRERSRERDHSRSREKSRRHKSRSRDRHDDYYRERSRERERHRDRDRDRDRERDREREYRHR from the exons ATGGCGGACGGTGTGGACCACATAGACATTTATGCGGATGTGGGCGAAGAGTTCAATCAG GAAGCTGAATATGGTGGGCATGATCAGATAGATTTGTATGATGATGTCATCTctccatctgcaaataatggagATGCCCCAGAAGACCGGGATTACATGGATACCCTCCCACCAACTGTTGGTGATGATGTGGGTAAAGGAGCAGCACCAAATGTGGTCTATACATATACTGGAAAGAGAATTGCATTATACATTGGAAATCTAACATGG TGGACAACAGATGAAGACTTAACTGAAGCAGTTCATTCTTTGGGAGTAAATGATATTTTGgagataaaattttttgaaaatcgGGCAAATGGCCAATCTAAGGG ATTTGCCCTTGTTGGTGTTGGATCAGAAGCATCCTCAAAAAAGTTAATGGATTTGTTGCCTAAAAGAGAACTTCATGGTCAGAATCCTGTTGTAACTCCATGCAATAAACAGTTCCTGAGTCAATTTGAAATGCAGTCCAGGAAAA CTACACAATCAGGACAAATGTCTGGGGAAGGTAAAGCTGGTCCTCCAGGAGGCAGTTCACGTGCAGCATTTCCACAAGGTGGTAGAGGACGGGGCCGTTTTCCAGGGGCTGTTCCCGGTGGGGACAGATTTCCTGGGCCAGCAGGACCAGGAGGGCCACCCCCACCTTTTCcag CTGGACAGACTCCACCACGTCCACCTTTAGGTCCTCCAGGCCCACCTGGCCCGCCAGGCCCTCCGCCTCCTGGtcaggttctgcctcctcctTTAGCTGGGCCTCCTAATCGAGGAGATCGCCCTCCACCACCAGTTCTTTTTCCTGGACAACCTTTTGGGCAGCCTCCATTGGGTCCGCTTCCTCCTGGTCCTCCACCTCCAGTTCCAGGCTACGGCCCTCCTCCTGGTCCACCACCTCCACAACAGGGACCACCTCCACCACCAGGCCCCTTTCCACCTCGCCCACCTGGTCCTCTTGGACCACCCCTTACACTTGCTCCTCCTCCGCATCTTCCTGGACCACCTCCAGGTGCTCCACCACCAGCTCCACATGTGAAccctgctttctttcctccaccAACCAACAGCGGCATGCCTACATCAGATAGCCGGGGTCCACCACCTACAGATCCATATGGCCGACCTCCGCCATATGATAGGGGTGACTATGGGCCTCCTGGAAG GGAAATGGATACAGCAAGAACGCCGTTGAGTGAAGCTGAATTTGAAGAAATTATGAATAGAAATAGGGCGATCTCAAGCAGTGCTATTTCAAGAGCTGTGTCTGATGCCAGTGCTg GTGATTATGGAAGTGCTATTGAGACATTGGTAACTGCAATTTCTTTAATTAAACAATCCAAAGTATCTGCTGATGATCGTTGCAAAGTTCTTATTAGCTCTTTGCAAGATTGCCTTCATGGAATTGAATCCAAGTCTTATGGTTCTGGATCAAG AAGACGTGAACGATCAAGAGAGAGGGACCATAGTAGATCACGAGAAAAGAGTCGGCGTCATAAATCCCGTAGTAGGGATCGTCATGATGATtattacagagagagaagcagagaacgAGAGAGACAccgggacagggacagggaccggGATCGCGAGCGTGACCGAGAGCGCGAGTATCGTCATCGTTAG
- the CPSF6 gene encoding cleavage and polyadenylation specificity factor subunit 6 isoform X4 translates to MADGVDHIDIYADVGEEFNQEAEYGGHDQIDLYDDVISPSANNGDAPEDRDYMDTLPPTVGDDVGKGAAPNVVYTYTGKRIALYIGNLTWWTTDEDLTEAVHSLGVNDILEIKFFENRANGQSKGFALVGVGSEASSKKLMDLLPKRELHGQNPVVTPCNKQFLSQFEMQSRKTTQSGQMSGEGKAGPPGGSSRAAFPQGGRGRGRFPGAVPGGDRFPGPAGPGGPPPPFPAGQTPPRPPLGPPGPPGPPGPPPPGQVLPPPLAGPPNRGDRPPPPVLFPGQPFGQPPLGPLPPGPPPPVPGYGPPPGPPPPQQGPPPPPGPFPPRPPGPLGPPLTLAPPPHLPGPPPGAPPPAPHVNPAFFPPPTNSGMPTSDSRGPPPTDPYGRPPPYDRGDYGPPGREMDTARTPLSEAEFEEIMNRNRAISSSAISRAVSDASAGDYGSAIETLVTAISLIKQSKVSADDRCKVLISSLQDCLHGIESKSYGSGSRRERSRERDHSRSREKSRRHKSRSRDRHDDYYRERSRERERHRDRDRDRDRERDREREYRHR, encoded by the exons ATGGCGGACGGTGTGGACCACATAGACATTTATGCGGATGTGGGCGAAGAGTTCAATCAG GAAGCTGAATATGGTGGGCATGATCAGATAGATTTGTATGATGATGTCATCTctccatctgcaaataatggagATGCCCCAGAAGACCGGGATTACATGGATACCCTCCCACCAACTGTTGGTGATGATGTGGGTAAAGGAGCAGCACCAAATGTGGTCTATACATATACTGGAAAGAGAATTGCATTATACATTGGAAATCTAACATGG TGGACAACAGATGAAGACTTAACTGAAGCAGTTCATTCTTTGGGAGTAAATGATATTTTGgagataaaattttttgaaaatcgGGCAAATGGCCAATCTAAGGG ATTTGCCCTTGTTGGTGTTGGATCAGAAGCATCCTCAAAAAAGTTAATGGATTTGTTGCCTAAAAGAGAACTTCATGGTCAGAATCCTGTTGTAACTCCATGCAATAAACAGTTCCTGAGTCAATTTGAAATGCAGTCCAGGAAAA CTACACAATCAGGACAAATGTCTGGGGAAGGTAAAGCTGGTCCTCCAGGAGGCAGTTCACGTGCAGCATTTCCACAAGGTGGTAGAGGACGGGGCCGTTTTCCAGGGGCTGTTCCCGGTGGGGACAGATTTCCTGGGCCAGCAGGACCAGGAGGGCCACCCCCACCTTTTCcag CTGGACAGACTCCACCACGTCCACCTTTAGGTCCTCCAGGCCCACCTGGCCCGCCAGGCCCTCCGCCTCCTGGtcaggttctgcctcctcctTTAGCTGGGCCTCCTAATCGAGGAGATCGCCCTCCACCACCAGTTCTTTTTCCTGGACAACCTTTTGGGCAGCCTCCATTGGGTCCGCTTCCTCCTGGTCCTCCACCTCCAGTTCCAGGCTACGGCCCTCCTCCTGGTCCACCACCTCCACAACAGGGACCACCTCCACCACCAGGCCCCTTTCCACCTCGCCCACCTGGTCCTCTTGGACCACCCCTTACACTTGCTCCTCCTCCGCATCTTCCTGGACCACCTCCAGGTGCTCCACCACCAGCTCCACATGTGAAccctgctttctttcctccaccAACCAACAGCGGCATGCCTACATCAGATAGCCGGGGTCCACCACCTACAGATCCATATGGCCGACCTCCGCCATATGATAGGGGTGACTATGGGCCTCCTGGAAG GGAAATGGATACAGCAAGAACGCCGTTGAGTGAAGCTGAATTTGAAGAAATTATGAATAGAAATAGGGCGATCTCAAGCAGTGCTATTTCAAGAGCTGTGTCTGATGCCAGTGCTg GTGATTATGGAAGTGCTATTGAGACATTGGTAACTGCAATTTCTTTAATTAAACAATCCAAAGTATCTGCTGATGATCGTTGCAAAGTTCTTATTAGCTCTTTGCAAGATTGCCTTCATGGAATTGAATCCAAGTCTTATGGTTCTGGATCAAG ACGTGAACGATCAAGAGAGAGGGACCATAGTAGATCACGAGAAAAGAGTCGGCGTCATAAATCCCGTAGTAGGGATCGTCATGATGATtattacagagagagaagcagagaacgAGAGAGACAccgggacagggacagggaccggGATCGCGAGCGTGACCGAGAGCGCGAGTATCGTCATCGTTAG
- the CPSF6 gene encoding cleavage and polyadenylation specificity factor subunit 6 isoform X1, producing MADGVDHIDIYADVGEEFNQEAEYGGHDQIDLYDDVISPSANNGDAPEDRDYMDTLPPTVGDDVGKGAAPNVVYTYTGKRIALYIGNLTWWTTDEDLTEAVHSLGVNDILEIKFFENRANGQSKGFALVGVGSEASSKKLMDLLPKRELHGQNPVVTPCNKQFLSQFEMQSRKTTQSGQMSGEGKAGPPGGSSRAAFPQGGRGRGRFPGAVPGGDRFPGPAGPGGPPPPFPGNLIKHLVKGTRPLFLETRIPWHMGHSIEEIPIFGLKAGQTPPRPPLGPPGPPGPPGPPPPGQVLPPPLAGPPNRGDRPPPPVLFPGQPFGQPPLGPLPPGPPPPVPGYGPPPGPPPPQQGPPPPPGPFPPRPPGPLGPPLTLAPPPHLPGPPPGAPPPAPHVNPAFFPPPTNSGMPTSDSRGPPPTDPYGRPPPYDRGDYGPPGREMDTARTPLSEAEFEEIMNRNRAISSSAISRAVSDASAGDYGSAIETLVTAISLIKQSKVSADDRCKVLISSLQDCLHGIESKSYGSGSRRRERSRERDHSRSREKSRRHKSRSRDRHDDYYRERSRERERHRDRDRDRDRERDREREYRHR from the exons ATGGCGGACGGTGTGGACCACATAGACATTTATGCGGATGTGGGCGAAGAGTTCAATCAG GAAGCTGAATATGGTGGGCATGATCAGATAGATTTGTATGATGATGTCATCTctccatctgcaaataatggagATGCCCCAGAAGACCGGGATTACATGGATACCCTCCCACCAACTGTTGGTGATGATGTGGGTAAAGGAGCAGCACCAAATGTGGTCTATACATATACTGGAAAGAGAATTGCATTATACATTGGAAATCTAACATGG TGGACAACAGATGAAGACTTAACTGAAGCAGTTCATTCTTTGGGAGTAAATGATATTTTGgagataaaattttttgaaaatcgGGCAAATGGCCAATCTAAGGG ATTTGCCCTTGTTGGTGTTGGATCAGAAGCATCCTCAAAAAAGTTAATGGATTTGTTGCCTAAAAGAGAACTTCATGGTCAGAATCCTGTTGTAACTCCATGCAATAAACAGTTCCTGAGTCAATTTGAAATGCAGTCCAGGAAAA CTACACAATCAGGACAAATGTCTGGGGAAGGTAAAGCTGGTCCTCCAGGAGGCAGTTCACGTGCAGCATTTCCACAAGGTGGTAGAGGACGGGGCCGTTTTCCAGGGGCTGTTCCCGGTGGGGACAGATTTCCTGGGCCAGCAGGACCAGGAGGGCCACCCCCACCTTTTCcag GAAATTTGATCAAGCATCTTGTTAAAGGAACTCGGCCTTTGTTCCTGGAAACTAGGATTCCATGGCATATGGGGCACAGCATAGAGGAAATACCCATTTTTGGCCTAAAag CTGGACAGACTCCACCACGTCCACCTTTAGGTCCTCCAGGCCCACCTGGCCCGCCAGGCCCTCCGCCTCCTGGtcaggttctgcctcctcctTTAGCTGGGCCTCCTAATCGAGGAGATCGCCCTCCACCACCAGTTCTTTTTCCTGGACAACCTTTTGGGCAGCCTCCATTGGGTCCGCTTCCTCCTGGTCCTCCACCTCCAGTTCCAGGCTACGGCCCTCCTCCTGGTCCACCACCTCCACAACAGGGACCACCTCCACCACCAGGCCCCTTTCCACCTCGCCCACCTGGTCCTCTTGGACCACCCCTTACACTTGCTCCTCCTCCGCATCTTCCTGGACCACCTCCAGGTGCTCCACCACCAGCTCCACATGTGAAccctgctttctttcctccaccAACCAACAGCGGCATGCCTACATCAGATAGCCGGGGTCCACCACCTACAGATCCATATGGCCGACCTCCGCCATATGATAGGGGTGACTATGGGCCTCCTGGAAG GGAAATGGATACAGCAAGAACGCCGTTGAGTGAAGCTGAATTTGAAGAAATTATGAATAGAAATAGGGCGATCTCAAGCAGTGCTATTTCAAGAGCTGTGTCTGATGCCAGTGCTg GTGATTATGGAAGTGCTATTGAGACATTGGTAACTGCAATTTCTTTAATTAAACAATCCAAAGTATCTGCTGATGATCGTTGCAAAGTTCTTATTAGCTCTTTGCAAGATTGCCTTCATGGAATTGAATCCAAGTCTTATGGTTCTGGATCAAG AAGACGTGAACGATCAAGAGAGAGGGACCATAGTAGATCACGAGAAAAGAGTCGGCGTCATAAATCCCGTAGTAGGGATCGTCATGATGATtattacagagagagaagcagagaacgAGAGAGACAccgggacagggacagggaccggGATCGCGAGCGTGACCGAGAGCGCGAGTATCGTCATCGTTAG